A genome region from Anastrepha ludens isolate Willacy chromosome 3, idAnaLude1.1, whole genome shotgun sequence includes the following:
- the LOC128858640 gene encoding uncharacterized protein LOC128858640 isoform X2, whose product MYLIFIMQKLQAEVINAASAGCINKRLSPVATPQKYVSMFRIDGVPILPPLMTQEKRRQMEKFKERALKLEQRLEKTRRRGQNCNLEYGTMVQEMNQEPEAMDNTHQSSSSSSSASDHIIEVDVQREEVDTSYMLLSDLLIQSENEKKSIVPCRDLFKLNRPIPSADTDPDLEMLEPHSSESNLYQRMQKLQKSETLIYDHRSNTILTPLSEDEIQTFQQQQQQINLDHSEEKQIGCKVERNEIEESANLNYLTCQKSMGKCSDKALKKIPSICIDPPTPISSSRTFFDGINPQSSIDTINVNNYENSKKELNKSLIEELSSDESFNSMGLPKNLDRDLKTHRKLTNITSKILKFENFSASETKEDTPRCSNIRPPQRSATSPALKAATSERSQTTTVSLDVGHVPQNENCLVRSNSFTLDGPSKALIDHIRQQKVTPKDNYPTKRSNLFSMSATRDTVESKAKRVQKLDLKTRSIPTRLQLKPSTTNITSPSSLPFHSASNKNKRSPYEQKVIKPKISRQLKKSVSGTATIKQMKPRPSMPSIQSAKTATETAQDRTLGNQHFDGIETEHRQKFLDLLAHQRREQQRMQQVFEEQQRYLLEQLAAKMGTTHISQNIVGGSGNRSMDYSPIEKSVYVESPTLSSPTITANSSIVSNSVGTMDMMTGACEPTSLDLSACTSATPTTSQNSNRCTPRRRLFSCDISPSASICSNNISRSNGEMPGPSNSHQNAENIDAFEESNRREKAVTIINAHVRGYLVRRLLQTEHIQRIVQTIKDTLIFVWSLHRETLQDPIEANAPANIKLKAQLFKQLTSAIHTLHLILFQTSVTERMGIISRDRKRIKTKMLTMIMKRSPRIRS is encoded by the exons ATGTACCTAATTTTTATAATGCAAAAACTGCAAGCAGAGGTAATAAATGCAGCTTCGGCTGGATGCATAAATAAGAGATTATCACCAGTTGCAACGCCACAGAAGTACGTGTCAATGTTCCGCATCGATGGAGTTCCTATTTTACCGCcattg ATGACACAAGAAAAACGGCGGCaaatggaaaaattcaaagagagaGCACTAAAACTAGAACAACGACTGGAAAAAACTCGACGCAGGGGACAAAATTGCAATTTAGAATACGGCACAATGGTTCAGGAGATGAACCAGGAACCAGAAGCAATGGATAATACCCACCAGAGCAGCAGCAGTAGTAGTAGCGCATCTGATCACATAATAGAAGTAGATGTTCAACGTGAAGAAGTTGATACTTCTTATATGTTGCTCTCAGATCTTCTGATTCAAagcgaaaacgaaaaaaaatcgattgtgccTTGTCGggatttgtttaaattaaatcgtCCAATTCCAAGTGCAGATACCGATCCTGATTTAGAAATGTTAGAACCACATTCATCGGAATCGAATCTTTATCAACGTATGCAAAAGTTGCAAAAATCTGAAACATTGATCTATGATCATCgttcaaatacaattttaacaCCTTTGTCAGAGGATGAAATTCAAACGttccaacagcaacaacagcaaataaatttagatcattcagaagaaaaacaaattggatGTAAAGTTGAACGAAATGAGATTGAAGAAAGCGCTAATCTAAATTATCTAACATGTCAGAAGTCGATGGGAAAATGTTCGGATAAAGCATTAAAGAAAATACCATCGATATGCATTGATCCGCCAACTCCAATCTCAAGTTCACGAACTTTTTTTGATGGCATTAATCCACAAAGTAGCATTGATACCATAAATGTAAACAATTACGAAAACTCGAAGAAAGAATTAAACAAATCGTTGATCGAAGAGCTTAGCTCAGATGAAAGTTTTAACTCTATGGGGCTCCCAAAAAATCTTGATCGAGATCTTAAAACTCATCGAAAATTAACTAATATTACCAGCAAAATTCTCAAGTTTGAAAACTTTTCGGCATCGGAAACAAAAGAGGACACACCAAGATGCTCTAATATAAGGCCACCACAGCGATCGGCTACAAGTCCAGCTTTGAAAGCAGCAACTTCGGAGAGATCACAGACAACAACTGTATCGCTGGATGTTGGCCATGTGCCACAAAACGAAAACTGTTTAGTCCGTTCTAATTCGTTTACGTTAGACGGTCCTTCGAAAGCATTGATCGATCATATCCGTCAGCAAAAAGTTACTCCTAAGGATAACTATCCTACTAAACGCTCAAACCTGTTCTCCATGAGTGCTACACGTGATACTGTCGAATCAAAAGCGAAGCGCGTACAAAAATTAGATCTGAAAACACGCTCGATACCAACGCGACTGCAGCTAAAGCCTTCAACTACAAATATTACCTCCCCATCATCTTTGCCTTTCCATTCAgctagcaataaaaataaacgctCGCCCTATGAACAAAAAGTCATTAAACCTAAAATTAGTCGCCAACTGAAAAAATCTGTTTCCGGCACAGCCACTATCAAACAAATGAAGCCCAGACCTTCAATGCCAAGCATACAATCGGCCAAAACAGCAACAGAAACTGCGCAAGATAGAACACTGGGCAATCAACATTTTGACGGCATCGAGACTGAACACCGTCAAAAATTTCTCGACTTATTGGCGCATCAAAGACGAGAACAGCAACGCATGCAACAAGTATTCGAGGAGCAACAACGATATTTGCTAGAGCAGCTTGCTGCCAAAATGGGTACCACGCATATTAGTCAAAATATAGTTGGTGGTAGTGGTAACAGGTCGATGGATTATTCGCCGATAGAAAAGTCGGTCTATGTAGAATCTCCGACACTGTCATCGCCAACAATAACTGCCAACAGTTCAATTGTTTCTAATTCAGTGGGTACCATGGATATGATGACGGGCGCATGCGAGCCAACATCTTTAGACCTATCGGCCTGTACATCCGCCACGCCGACGACGTCGCAAAATAGCAATCGATGCACTCCCCGACGGCGCCTTTTTTCATGTGACATCTCTCCCTCTGCATCGATATGCAGCAACAACATAAGTCGCTCGAACGGAGAAATGCCCGGGCCATCAAACAGCCAC caAAACGCAGAGAATATTGATGCCTTTGAAGAGTCAAACCGACGAGAGAAAGCAGTGACTATAATTAATGCGCATGTGCGTGGTTATCTGGTGCGACGTCTACTTCAAACTGAGCACATTCAACGTATTGTCCAGACAATTAAAGATACGCTGATATTCGTTTGGAGTCTGCATAGGGAAACCTTGCAGGATCCAATAGAGGCAAACGCTCCTGCTAATATCAAGCTGAAGGCACAACTTTTCAAGCAG TTGACTTCCGCGATACACACACTCCATTTGATTCTCTTTCAAACTTCGGTGACGGAACGCATGGGAATAATTAGTCGTGATCGCAAAAGGATCAAAACCAAAATGCTCACGATGATTATGAAAAG gtCACCCAGAATCCGAAGCTAA
- the LOC128858640 gene encoding uncharacterized protein LOC128858640 isoform X3, whose protein sequence is MYLIFIMQKLQAEVINAASAGCINKRLSPVATPQKYVSMFRIDGVPILPPLMTQEKRRQMEKFKERALKLEQRLEKTRRRGQNCNLEYGTMVQEMNQEPEAMDNTHQSSSSSSSASDHIIEVDVQREEVDTSYMLLSDLLIQSENEKKSIVPCRDLFKLNRPIPSADTDPDLEMLEPHSSESNLYQRMQKLQKSETLIYDHRSNTILTPLSEDEIQTFQQQQQQINLDHSEEKQIGCKVERNEIEESANLNYLTCQKSMGKCSDKALKKIPSICIDPPTPISSSRTFFDGINPQSSIDTINVNNYENSKKELNKSLIEELSSDESFNSMGLPKNLDRDLKTHRKLTNITSKILKFENFSASETKEDTPRCSNIRPPQRSATSPALKAATSERSQTTTVSLDVGHVPQNENCLVRSNSFTLDGPSKALIDHIRQQKVTPKDNYPTKRSNLFSMSATRDTVESKAKRVQKLDLKTRSIPTRLQLKPSTTNITSPSSLPFHSASNKNKRSPYEQKVIKPKISRQLKKSVSGTATIKQMKPRPSMPSIQSAKTATETAQDRTLGNQHFDGIETEHRQKFLDLLAHQRREQQRMQQVFEEQQRYLLEQLAAKMGTTHISQNIVGGSGNRSMDYSPIEKSVYVESPTLSSPTITANSSIVSNSVGTMDMMTGACEPTSLDLSACTSATPTTSQNSNRCTPRRRLFSCDISPSASICSNNISRSNGEMPGPSNSHLIAFQ, encoded by the exons ATGTACCTAATTTTTATAATGCAAAAACTGCAAGCAGAGGTAATAAATGCAGCTTCGGCTGGATGCATAAATAAGAGATTATCACCAGTTGCAACGCCACAGAAGTACGTGTCAATGTTCCGCATCGATGGAGTTCCTATTTTACCGCcattg ATGACACAAGAAAAACGGCGGCaaatggaaaaattcaaagagagaGCACTAAAACTAGAACAACGACTGGAAAAAACTCGACGCAGGGGACAAAATTGCAATTTAGAATACGGCACAATGGTTCAGGAGATGAACCAGGAACCAGAAGCAATGGATAATACCCACCAGAGCAGCAGCAGTAGTAGTAGCGCATCTGATCACATAATAGAAGTAGATGTTCAACGTGAAGAAGTTGATACTTCTTATATGTTGCTCTCAGATCTTCTGATTCAAagcgaaaacgaaaaaaaatcgattgtgccTTGTCGggatttgtttaaattaaatcgtCCAATTCCAAGTGCAGATACCGATCCTGATTTAGAAATGTTAGAACCACATTCATCGGAATCGAATCTTTATCAACGTATGCAAAAGTTGCAAAAATCTGAAACATTGATCTATGATCATCgttcaaatacaattttaacaCCTTTGTCAGAGGATGAAATTCAAACGttccaacagcaacaacagcaaataaatttagatcattcagaagaaaaacaaattggatGTAAAGTTGAACGAAATGAGATTGAAGAAAGCGCTAATCTAAATTATCTAACATGTCAGAAGTCGATGGGAAAATGTTCGGATAAAGCATTAAAGAAAATACCATCGATATGCATTGATCCGCCAACTCCAATCTCAAGTTCACGAACTTTTTTTGATGGCATTAATCCACAAAGTAGCATTGATACCATAAATGTAAACAATTACGAAAACTCGAAGAAAGAATTAAACAAATCGTTGATCGAAGAGCTTAGCTCAGATGAAAGTTTTAACTCTATGGGGCTCCCAAAAAATCTTGATCGAGATCTTAAAACTCATCGAAAATTAACTAATATTACCAGCAAAATTCTCAAGTTTGAAAACTTTTCGGCATCGGAAACAAAAGAGGACACACCAAGATGCTCTAATATAAGGCCACCACAGCGATCGGCTACAAGTCCAGCTTTGAAAGCAGCAACTTCGGAGAGATCACAGACAACAACTGTATCGCTGGATGTTGGCCATGTGCCACAAAACGAAAACTGTTTAGTCCGTTCTAATTCGTTTACGTTAGACGGTCCTTCGAAAGCATTGATCGATCATATCCGTCAGCAAAAAGTTACTCCTAAGGATAACTATCCTACTAAACGCTCAAACCTGTTCTCCATGAGTGCTACACGTGATACTGTCGAATCAAAAGCGAAGCGCGTACAAAAATTAGATCTGAAAACACGCTCGATACCAACGCGACTGCAGCTAAAGCCTTCAACTACAAATATTACCTCCCCATCATCTTTGCCTTTCCATTCAgctagcaataaaaataaacgctCGCCCTATGAACAAAAAGTCATTAAACCTAAAATTAGTCGCCAACTGAAAAAATCTGTTTCCGGCACAGCCACTATCAAACAAATGAAGCCCAGACCTTCAATGCCAAGCATACAATCGGCCAAAACAGCAACAGAAACTGCGCAAGATAGAACACTGGGCAATCAACATTTTGACGGCATCGAGACTGAACACCGTCAAAAATTTCTCGACTTATTGGCGCATCAAAGACGAGAACAGCAACGCATGCAACAAGTATTCGAGGAGCAACAACGATATTTGCTAGAGCAGCTTGCTGCCAAAATGGGTACCACGCATATTAGTCAAAATATAGTTGGTGGTAGTGGTAACAGGTCGATGGATTATTCGCCGATAGAAAAGTCGGTCTATGTAGAATCTCCGACACTGTCATCGCCAACAATAACTGCCAACAGTTCAATTGTTTCTAATTCAGTGGGTACCATGGATATGATGACGGGCGCATGCGAGCCAACATCTTTAGACCTATCGGCCTGTACATCCGCCACGCCGACGACGTCGCAAAATAGCAATCGATGCACTCCCCGACGGCGCCTTTTTTCATGTGACATCTCTCCCTCTGCATCGATATGCAGCAACAACATAAGTCGCTCGAACGGAGAAATGCCCGGGCCATCAAACAGCCAC TTGATTGCATTTCAGTAA
- the LOC128858640 gene encoding uncharacterized protein LOC128858640 isoform X1 has translation MYLIFIMQKLQAEVINAASAGCINKRLSPVATPQKYVSMFRIDGVPILPPLMTQEKRRQMEKFKERALKLEQRLEKTRRRGQNCNLEYGTMVQEMNQEPEAMDNTHQSSSSSSSASDHIIEVDVQREEVDTSYMLLSDLLIQSENEKKSIVPCRDLFKLNRPIPSADTDPDLEMLEPHSSESNLYQRMQKLQKSETLIYDHRSNTILTPLSEDEIQTFQQQQQQINLDHSEEKQIGCKVERNEIEESANLNYLTCQKSMGKCSDKALKKIPSICIDPPTPISSSRTFFDGINPQSSIDTINVNNYENSKKELNKSLIEELSSDESFNSMGLPKNLDRDLKTHRKLTNITSKILKFENFSASETKEDTPRCSNIRPPQRSATSPALKAATSERSQTTTVSLDVGHVPQNENCLVRSNSFTLDGPSKALIDHIRQQKVTPKDNYPTKRSNLFSMSATRDTVESKAKRVQKLDLKTRSIPTRLQLKPSTTNITSPSSLPFHSASNKNKRSPYEQKVIKPKISRQLKKSVSGTATIKQMKPRPSMPSIQSAKTATETAQDRTLGNQHFDGIETEHRQKFLDLLAHQRREQQRMQQVFEEQQRYLLEQLAAKMGTTHISQNIVGGSGNRSMDYSPIEKSVYVESPTLSSPTITANSSIVSNSVGTMDMMTGACEPTSLDLSACTSATPTTSQNSNRCTPRRRLFSCDISPSASICSNNISRSNGEMPGPSNSHQNAENIDAFEESNRREKAVTIINAHVRGYLVRRLLQTEHIQRIVQTIKDTLIFVWSLHRETLQDPIEANAPANIKLKAQLFKQLTSAIHTLHLILFQTSVTERMGIISRDRKRIKTKMLTMIMKSFYYLFVGHPESEANMWKSSAFAKANGLCKLSNGYMNQMFSRGAKLHVK, from the exons ATGTACCTAATTTTTATAATGCAAAAACTGCAAGCAGAGGTAATAAATGCAGCTTCGGCTGGATGCATAAATAAGAGATTATCACCAGTTGCAACGCCACAGAAGTACGTGTCAATGTTCCGCATCGATGGAGTTCCTATTTTACCGCcattg ATGACACAAGAAAAACGGCGGCaaatggaaaaattcaaagagagaGCACTAAAACTAGAACAACGACTGGAAAAAACTCGACGCAGGGGACAAAATTGCAATTTAGAATACGGCACAATGGTTCAGGAGATGAACCAGGAACCAGAAGCAATGGATAATACCCACCAGAGCAGCAGCAGTAGTAGTAGCGCATCTGATCACATAATAGAAGTAGATGTTCAACGTGAAGAAGTTGATACTTCTTATATGTTGCTCTCAGATCTTCTGATTCAAagcgaaaacgaaaaaaaatcgattgtgccTTGTCGggatttgtttaaattaaatcgtCCAATTCCAAGTGCAGATACCGATCCTGATTTAGAAATGTTAGAACCACATTCATCGGAATCGAATCTTTATCAACGTATGCAAAAGTTGCAAAAATCTGAAACATTGATCTATGATCATCgttcaaatacaattttaacaCCTTTGTCAGAGGATGAAATTCAAACGttccaacagcaacaacagcaaataaatttagatcattcagaagaaaaacaaattggatGTAAAGTTGAACGAAATGAGATTGAAGAAAGCGCTAATCTAAATTATCTAACATGTCAGAAGTCGATGGGAAAATGTTCGGATAAAGCATTAAAGAAAATACCATCGATATGCATTGATCCGCCAACTCCAATCTCAAGTTCACGAACTTTTTTTGATGGCATTAATCCACAAAGTAGCATTGATACCATAAATGTAAACAATTACGAAAACTCGAAGAAAGAATTAAACAAATCGTTGATCGAAGAGCTTAGCTCAGATGAAAGTTTTAACTCTATGGGGCTCCCAAAAAATCTTGATCGAGATCTTAAAACTCATCGAAAATTAACTAATATTACCAGCAAAATTCTCAAGTTTGAAAACTTTTCGGCATCGGAAACAAAAGAGGACACACCAAGATGCTCTAATATAAGGCCACCACAGCGATCGGCTACAAGTCCAGCTTTGAAAGCAGCAACTTCGGAGAGATCACAGACAACAACTGTATCGCTGGATGTTGGCCATGTGCCACAAAACGAAAACTGTTTAGTCCGTTCTAATTCGTTTACGTTAGACGGTCCTTCGAAAGCATTGATCGATCATATCCGTCAGCAAAAAGTTACTCCTAAGGATAACTATCCTACTAAACGCTCAAACCTGTTCTCCATGAGTGCTACACGTGATACTGTCGAATCAAAAGCGAAGCGCGTACAAAAATTAGATCTGAAAACACGCTCGATACCAACGCGACTGCAGCTAAAGCCTTCAACTACAAATATTACCTCCCCATCATCTTTGCCTTTCCATTCAgctagcaataaaaataaacgctCGCCCTATGAACAAAAAGTCATTAAACCTAAAATTAGTCGCCAACTGAAAAAATCTGTTTCCGGCACAGCCACTATCAAACAAATGAAGCCCAGACCTTCAATGCCAAGCATACAATCGGCCAAAACAGCAACAGAAACTGCGCAAGATAGAACACTGGGCAATCAACATTTTGACGGCATCGAGACTGAACACCGTCAAAAATTTCTCGACTTATTGGCGCATCAAAGACGAGAACAGCAACGCATGCAACAAGTATTCGAGGAGCAACAACGATATTTGCTAGAGCAGCTTGCTGCCAAAATGGGTACCACGCATATTAGTCAAAATATAGTTGGTGGTAGTGGTAACAGGTCGATGGATTATTCGCCGATAGAAAAGTCGGTCTATGTAGAATCTCCGACACTGTCATCGCCAACAATAACTGCCAACAGTTCAATTGTTTCTAATTCAGTGGGTACCATGGATATGATGACGGGCGCATGCGAGCCAACATCTTTAGACCTATCGGCCTGTACATCCGCCACGCCGACGACGTCGCAAAATAGCAATCGATGCACTCCCCGACGGCGCCTTTTTTCATGTGACATCTCTCCCTCTGCATCGATATGCAGCAACAACATAAGTCGCTCGAACGGAGAAATGCCCGGGCCATCAAACAGCCAC caAAACGCAGAGAATATTGATGCCTTTGAAGAGTCAAACCGACGAGAGAAAGCAGTGACTATAATTAATGCGCATGTGCGTGGTTATCTGGTGCGACGTCTACTTCAAACTGAGCACATTCAACGTATTGTCCAGACAATTAAAGATACGCTGATATTCGTTTGGAGTCTGCATAGGGAAACCTTGCAGGATCCAATAGAGGCAAACGCTCCTGCTAATATCAAGCTGAAGGCACAACTTTTCAAGCAG TTGACTTCCGCGATACACACACTCCATTTGATTCTCTTTCAAACTTCGGTGACGGAACGCATGGGAATAATTAGTCGTGATCGCAAAAGGATCAAAACCAAAATGCTCACGATGATTATGAAAAG tttttattatttatttgtaggtCACCCAGAATCCGAAGCTAATATGTGGAAATCCAGTGCATTCGCAAAAGCAAACGGTTTATGTAAACTATCAAATGGCTATATGAATCAGATGTTCAGTCGAGGAGCCAAGCTCCATGTCAAATAA
- the LOC128858640 gene encoding uncharacterized protein LOC128858640 isoform X4: MYLIFIMQKLQAEVINAASAGCINKRLSPVATPQKYVSMFRIDGVPILPPLMTQEKRRQMEKFKERALKLEQRLEKTRRRGQNCNLEYGTMVQEMNQEPEAMDNTHQSSSSSSSASDHIIEVDVQREEVDTSYMLLSDLLIQSENEKKSIVPCRDLFKLNRPIPSADTDPDLEMLEPHSSESNLYQRMQKLQKSETLIYDHRSNTILTPLSEDEIQTFQQQQQQINLDHSEEKQIGCKVERNEIEESANLNYLTCQKSMGKCSDKALKKIPSICIDPPTPISSSRTFFDGINPQSSIDTINVNNYENSKKELNKSLIEELSSDESFNSMGLPKNLDRDLKTHRKLTNITSKILKFENFSASETKEDTPRCSNIRPPQRSATSPALKAATSERSQTTTVSLDVGHVPQNENCLVRSNSFTLDGPSKALIDHIRQQKVTPKDNYPTKRSNLFSMSATRDTVESKAKRVQKLDLKTRSIPTRLQLKPSTTNITSPSSLPFHSASNKNKRSPYEQKVIKPKISRQLKKSVSGTATIKQMKPRPSMPSIQSAKTATETAQDRTLGNQHFDGIETEHRQKFLDLLAHQRREQQRMQQVFEEQQRYLLEQLAAKMGTTHISQNIVGGSGNRSMDYSPIEKSVYVESPTLSSPTITANSSIVSNSVGTMDMMTGACEPTSLDLSACTSATPTTSQNSNRCTPRRRLFSCDISPSASICSNNISRSNGEMPGPSNSH, translated from the exons ATGTACCTAATTTTTATAATGCAAAAACTGCAAGCAGAGGTAATAAATGCAGCTTCGGCTGGATGCATAAATAAGAGATTATCACCAGTTGCAACGCCACAGAAGTACGTGTCAATGTTCCGCATCGATGGAGTTCCTATTTTACCGCcattg ATGACACAAGAAAAACGGCGGCaaatggaaaaattcaaagagagaGCACTAAAACTAGAACAACGACTGGAAAAAACTCGACGCAGGGGACAAAATTGCAATTTAGAATACGGCACAATGGTTCAGGAGATGAACCAGGAACCAGAAGCAATGGATAATACCCACCAGAGCAGCAGCAGTAGTAGTAGCGCATCTGATCACATAATAGAAGTAGATGTTCAACGTGAAGAAGTTGATACTTCTTATATGTTGCTCTCAGATCTTCTGATTCAAagcgaaaacgaaaaaaaatcgattgtgccTTGTCGggatttgtttaaattaaatcgtCCAATTCCAAGTGCAGATACCGATCCTGATTTAGAAATGTTAGAACCACATTCATCGGAATCGAATCTTTATCAACGTATGCAAAAGTTGCAAAAATCTGAAACATTGATCTATGATCATCgttcaaatacaattttaacaCCTTTGTCAGAGGATGAAATTCAAACGttccaacagcaacaacagcaaataaatttagatcattcagaagaaaaacaaattggatGTAAAGTTGAACGAAATGAGATTGAAGAAAGCGCTAATCTAAATTATCTAACATGTCAGAAGTCGATGGGAAAATGTTCGGATAAAGCATTAAAGAAAATACCATCGATATGCATTGATCCGCCAACTCCAATCTCAAGTTCACGAACTTTTTTTGATGGCATTAATCCACAAAGTAGCATTGATACCATAAATGTAAACAATTACGAAAACTCGAAGAAAGAATTAAACAAATCGTTGATCGAAGAGCTTAGCTCAGATGAAAGTTTTAACTCTATGGGGCTCCCAAAAAATCTTGATCGAGATCTTAAAACTCATCGAAAATTAACTAATATTACCAGCAAAATTCTCAAGTTTGAAAACTTTTCGGCATCGGAAACAAAAGAGGACACACCAAGATGCTCTAATATAAGGCCACCACAGCGATCGGCTACAAGTCCAGCTTTGAAAGCAGCAACTTCGGAGAGATCACAGACAACAACTGTATCGCTGGATGTTGGCCATGTGCCACAAAACGAAAACTGTTTAGTCCGTTCTAATTCGTTTACGTTAGACGGTCCTTCGAAAGCATTGATCGATCATATCCGTCAGCAAAAAGTTACTCCTAAGGATAACTATCCTACTAAACGCTCAAACCTGTTCTCCATGAGTGCTACACGTGATACTGTCGAATCAAAAGCGAAGCGCGTACAAAAATTAGATCTGAAAACACGCTCGATACCAACGCGACTGCAGCTAAAGCCTTCAACTACAAATATTACCTCCCCATCATCTTTGCCTTTCCATTCAgctagcaataaaaataaacgctCGCCCTATGAACAAAAAGTCATTAAACCTAAAATTAGTCGCCAACTGAAAAAATCTGTTTCCGGCACAGCCACTATCAAACAAATGAAGCCCAGACCTTCAATGCCAAGCATACAATCGGCCAAAACAGCAACAGAAACTGCGCAAGATAGAACACTGGGCAATCAACATTTTGACGGCATCGAGACTGAACACCGTCAAAAATTTCTCGACTTATTGGCGCATCAAAGACGAGAACAGCAACGCATGCAACAAGTATTCGAGGAGCAACAACGATATTTGCTAGAGCAGCTTGCTGCCAAAATGGGTACCACGCATATTAGTCAAAATATAGTTGGTGGTAGTGGTAACAGGTCGATGGATTATTCGCCGATAGAAAAGTCGGTCTATGTAGAATCTCCGACACTGTCATCGCCAACAATAACTGCCAACAGTTCAATTGTTTCTAATTCAGTGGGTACCATGGATATGATGACGGGCGCATGCGAGCCAACATCTTTAGACCTATCGGCCTGTACATCCGCCACGCCGACGACGTCGCAAAATAGCAATCGATGCACTCCCCGACGGCGCCTTTTTTCATGTGACATCTCTCCCTCTGCATCGATATGCAGCAACAACATAAGTCGCTCGAACGGAGAAATGCCCGGGCCATCAAACAGCCAC TAA